In a genomic window of Corynebacterium lizhenjunii:
- a CDS encoding DUF485 domain-containing protein, which yields MSATPVGAGQANPRREPTAEEFIAMRDSAQFGELRGAYRNFTFPMTVAFFTWYVIYVLAAVFAPDFMAKELFGGWNVGFLFGIAQFATTFIITWIYVKYANKNIEPRAAAIRAELEG from the coding sequence ATGTCTGCAACACCAGTAGGTGCCGGCCAGGCAAACCCTCGCCGTGAGCCCACGGCGGAAGAGTTTATTGCCATGCGGGACAGCGCGCAGTTCGGAGAACTGCGCGGTGCCTACCGTAACTTCACCTTCCCCATGACCGTGGCCTTCTTTACGTGGTACGTGATCTACGTCCTCGCCGCTGTTTTTGCTCCTGACTTTATGGCCAAGGAGCTCTTCGGTGGCTGGAATGTGGGCTTCCTCTTCGGTATCGCCCAGTTCGCTACCACCTTCATCATCACGTGGATCTACGTGAAGTACGCCAACAAGAACATCGAGCCGCGTGCGGCCGCTATCCGTGCAGAGCTGGAGGGATAA